The DNA segment AAAGATAATCCATCATGTGATTTAATATTTATTGGAGGGAGATATCGCCCTAAAACAAAAGGTTTTGTTGGATATTTTACCCAAGATACATTAAGTAAAATAAGTGTCAATAAAGCTTTTGTAGGGGTAAATGGTTTAGATTTGGAAAAAGTTACGATATCAGATGAAGAAGAAGGACGTTGTAACGATACAATATTAAATAATGCGACAGAACGTTATGTTCTTGCGGATCACAGTAAATTTTCAACGCATGCATTTTATACATTTTATCAGTTAAAAGATTTAACAGCAATTATTAGTGATGATGTTCTTGATGATAATATAAAAGAACAGTATAAAAAAGAAGTGGAGATTTTATAAATAGGTTATAATTTAACTTTATAAAAGAAAATAATTTCACTAAAAGTATGTTTGAATACTTTAGAGACTTTACAACAAAGGTTTAATATTTTTATTTTAACATTATAATCGCTAGTTTCTAAAGAAAAAATAACATATACGGATATGTTACTTAGCAAAAAATATTCTTAAGAATAGATTTCTTTTTTTATAATTTTATTATATGAAATTTATACTTCTTTTTATTAACATCTATTTTTAGTTTTATAAGAAGCAAGAGTTTATAGATTAGTTTTGCTTGACAAAGAAAAGGGTGGGTGTTAGAATGTGAATAATTATTTAAACTTATAGTGAATGTATTTTTAGAGTGTTAATTTTAAAAATTAAATAATCAATAATTTTAAAAAAATAATAATATAAAAGAGGAGAATATATGTTAATAAGAAAACTGCTGAAATCACTTTTTAAAATTTCAATAGCTATGTTATTGCTTCTATCATCTATATTTGTTTCTATGAGCGCGGTAAAAGCAGATAATACAACACCAAAAGAACTAACAGAAGTTATAAACGGAGTTGAGCTTCTTGATGCTTCTGATACAAAGCAAAAAACCACAGAAACAGGAGAATATTTAATTCGAACAGGACAGGCGTATAAACTTCGTGTAACATTTGATCTTAAAAAATATAATGAAAATTTAAATAATGGTGATTATTTCACCTTTGATATTCCAGCACCAATGACGGTTTATAATGATAAACAACAATTAGTTGATCCAACTACAAAGGTTAATATCGGAGAAGCGGTTGTTACAGCAAATGGGTCAGACAAAGGTGGGAAAATAACGGTTACTTTGAAAAACTTAGATAAATATTTAGCAGCAACTGGTGGGGATAAAGTAAAAGATGTTTCAGGTAATTTTTCAGGTTCTTTTCGATTTATTAAAGACCAGACTAGTACACTAATTTCTTTTAATTCAAATGCAATGAAGCAAGAGATTAGACAAATCTATACTTCCAAAACAATATCGGGACCAAAAGTTGGTGTTGAAAACTATGCAAAAGTAGGAGGACAAGCAGAACGTAACGAGTGGAGTTCTCCAAAATTAGCGGCGATTGGCTCAGTTAGTAAAGGGGATGCAGTTTCTAATTGGAGAGTACGTGTTAATACTGAAAAACAAGACTTTGGACAAAATATTGTGCTTCACGATAGTATTCCTAATGATGATGTGGCATATACTCCAGCTCAATACATCCCAGAATCTTTAAAAGTTTATAAAGCAGATATTACAAGTGGAACATCTGGTGTTCCAGACGTTGCTGAACTTATGGTTGAAGGAAAAGACTATACAGTTTCTTGGAATGAAAATTATACTTCTTTTGATATAACTATTAAAGATGGAACAACTTCTTACTTTATTACATATAGTACTACTACACCGAATGATGGCACAAAAGTAGCGAATGTAGTAGCTCTATCTCAAGCAGATGGGAAAAAACTTTCACAAAATACTAGTCGTCCAAATGCGTTTAGCATGAAAGCAGAGGCTA comes from the Gemella morbillorum genome and includes:
- a CDS encoding Spy0128 family protein yields the protein MLIRKLLKSLFKISIAMLLLLSSIFVSMSAVKADNTTPKELTEVINGVELLDASDTKQKTTETGEYLIRTGQAYKLRVTFDLKKYNENLNNGDYFTFDIPAPMTVYNDKQQLVDPTTKVNIGEAVVTANGSDKGGKITVTLKNLDKYLAATGGDKVKDVSGNFSGSFRFIKDQTSTLISFNSNAMKQEIRQIYTSKTISGPKVGVENYAKVGGQAERNEWSSPKLAAIGSVSKGDAVSNWRVRVNTEKQDFGQNIVLHDSIPNDDVAYTPAQYIPESLKVYKADITSGTSGVPDVAELMVEGKDYTVSWNENYTSFDITIKDGTTSYFITYSTTTPNDGTKVANVVALSQADGKKLSQNTSRPNAFSMKAEATSLISGTIVASTAYQIKINKTDAFTLSPVSGAVYTVTAVDDPTETTEATTNEKGIALTKTYDQKWEGKLFKIKEKTAPAGYKLDEQEYTLKLGAAGSTINLKDNPIPVPVNITAKKVVSGREGELPKADEFTFNLYSANNLTTPIATAKTKADGSITFENIEVKGAGVYNYVIKEDATNAVPGVTFDETAKEVTVKAEFQGTTLKASVTSPEPTFTNTYKAAETKATITAKKVLNGKTLEADKYEFELKEGTKVVATAKNKADGTVTFEDITYTEVGPHTYTITEKEGTEGGVTYDKTPREVKVEVTDNGQGKLVAAVTGNNPTFTNIYKVAETKATITATKALNGSTLKDD